From a region of the Gordonia sp. PP30 genome:
- a CDS encoding aldo/keto reductase — MTTVPQITLNNGVTIPQLGLGVFQIAPKDTKQVVLDALGVGYRHIDTAQMYGNEREVGEAIAESGIARDEIFVTSKLNNDAHDPEAARAATARSVDALGGPLDLYLIHWPMPAVGDFVDTWRAMEEFAEQGLTRAIGVSNFQIPHLRRLLDETGTVPAVNQIEVHPYLQQDPLRAFGREHGIATEAWSPIAQGDVLDDPVLLGIAADTGRSVAQVVLRWHLERGDIVFPKSSHPERLRENFDLFDFSLNDDQLAAIAALNADRRRGPNPDEFNWIPG, encoded by the coding sequence ATGACCACGGTTCCGCAGATCACCCTGAACAACGGCGTCACCATCCCGCAGCTGGGCCTCGGCGTCTTCCAGATCGCACCGAAGGACACCAAACAGGTGGTCCTGGACGCGCTCGGCGTCGGCTACCGGCACATCGACACCGCGCAGATGTACGGCAACGAACGCGAGGTCGGTGAGGCGATCGCGGAGTCCGGGATCGCCCGCGACGAGATCTTCGTGACCAGCAAGCTCAACAACGACGCGCACGATCCCGAGGCCGCGCGCGCGGCCACCGCCCGCAGCGTCGACGCACTGGGCGGCCCGCTGGACCTGTACCTGATCCACTGGCCGATGCCCGCGGTCGGCGACTTCGTCGACACCTGGCGCGCCATGGAGGAGTTCGCCGAGCAGGGTCTGACCCGCGCGATCGGCGTCTCCAACTTCCAGATCCCGCACCTGCGGCGCCTGCTCGACGAGACCGGGACCGTCCCGGCCGTCAACCAGATCGAGGTCCACCCCTACCTGCAGCAGGACCCGCTGCGTGCCTTCGGCCGCGAGCACGGCATCGCCACCGAGGCGTGGTCCCCGATCGCCCAGGGCGACGTCCTGGACGACCCGGTCCTGCTCGGCATCGCCGCCGACACCGGCCGCAGCGTGGCCCAGGTGGTGCTGCGCTGGCACCTGGAGCGCGGCGACATCGTCTTCCCCAAGTCGTCTCACCCGGAGCGCCTGCGCGAGAACTTCGACCTCTTCGACTTCTCCCTGAACGACGACCAGCTCGCCGCGATCGCCGCCCTCAACGCGGACCGCCGCCGCGGCCCGAACCCGGACGAGTTCAACTGGATCCCCGGCTGA
- a CDS encoding metalloregulator ArsR/SmtB family transcription factor — MSHAERVDGLIEDLHPLFRALGEPLRLALVRCLLAADGGMSVAALMAAVDAPQSTVSRHLGILRDTGVVAAQRDGTARIYRVTIDDATVDSLESLVTTIRACRADGH, encoded by the coding sequence ATGAGTCACGCCGAACGGGTCGACGGGCTCATCGAAGACCTGCATCCGCTGTTCCGGGCGCTGGGCGAGCCGCTGCGTCTCGCGCTCGTGCGCTGCCTGCTCGCCGCGGACGGCGGGATGAGTGTCGCCGCGCTGATGGCGGCGGTCGATGCGCCGCAATCGACGGTGTCCCGGCACCTCGGAATACTCCGGGACACCGGCGTGGTGGCCGCGCAGCGTGATGGAACCGCCCGGATCTACCGCGTCACGATCGACGATGCGACTGTCGACTCCCTGGAATCACTGGTCACGACCATCCGTGCTTGCCGGGCCGACGGGCACTGA
- a CDS encoding NAD(P)-binding domain-containing protein yields the protein MAGILIAGAGAVGVAAAGLAGESAQIAVASRNAEGARTCRSGRGRRRSSRTVEVLTYEDAASREWDVVVLSVPPAEVDAEVLDFAAEHAGVVATMSKVPGDLELLGRRLPAAEAVLAAPSFFAWSRGPVTDAWAPGRALFELSGPDDAVARAAAAFGRAAKVVPIESGLARTAWTMPYMAELAAQDGDWGRLLQNLARPGAAAAEAVRSIDGEPHRPVPRAVAWCGLRLFGLMAPFDAPAYARSHFGHHAGQSLAMLDAWADRDAADHPALDDLRGALADKLGR from the coding sequence ATGGCTGGGATTCTCATCGCGGGCGCCGGCGCCGTGGGGGTGGCTGCGGCCGGTCTGGCGGGTGAGAGCGCGCAGATCGCCGTCGCCTCGCGGAACGCGGAAGGTGCGCGGACGTGCCGGAGCGGCCGGGGTCGCCGACGGTCGTCGCGGACGGTGGAGGTGCTGACCTACGAGGACGCGGCATCCCGGGAGTGGGATGTCGTTGTGTTATCTGTGCCTCCGGCGGAGGTCGACGCGGAAGTGCTCGATTTCGCGGCTGAGCACGCCGGCGTCGTCGCCACGATGAGCAAGGTTCCGGGCGACCTGGAACTCCTCGGCCGGCGGCTTCCCGCAGCCGAGGCGGTCCTGGCGGCGCCGTCGTTCTTCGCGTGGAGCCGCGGCCCGGTCACCGACGCCTGGGCACCGGGGCGCGCCCTGTTCGAGCTCTCCGGGCCGGACGATGCGGTGGCGCGGGCGGCAGCGGCCTTCGGCCGCGCCGCGAAGGTGGTTCCGATCGAATCCGGGCTGGCCCGCACCGCGTGGACGATGCCGTACATGGCCGAGCTGGCGGCACAGGACGGGGATTGGGGACGGCTGTTGCAGAATCTCGCCCGACCCGGCGCCGCGGCAGCGGAGGCGGTGCGGTCGATCGACGGCGAGCCGCATCGGCCGGTGCCGCGGGCGGTGGCCTGGTGCGGGTTGCGGCTCTTCGGGTTGATGGCGCCGTTCGACGCGCCCGCGTACGCGCGGTCACATTTCGGGCATCACGCGGGCCAGAGTCTCGCCATGCTCGACGCCTGGGCCGACCGCGACGCCGCCGACCATCCCGCACTCGATGACCTGCGCGGCGCGCTTGCCGACAAGCTCGGCCGATGA
- a CDS encoding aminotransferase class I/II-fold pyridoxal phosphate-dependent enzyme has translation MEFSRRAHAVSPFHAMEYGRRAAELEARGTHVVKLNLGEPDFGAPPAFLEEIRRISDGRPMPYTGALGTPELRAAIAGFSRERFGAPIDPARVVVTTGASAALLLACAALIDPGDEVLVADPSYPCNRRFAESFGARVRLLPTGPESRFQLDAAAVADAWSERTRGVMVASPSNPTGTSLPYQDLLDLIHATHDRGGWRIVDEIYLGLADGERRSVAADDPGAVVVNSFSKYFGMTGWRLGWMVVPDEMIPVAERLAQNLYICPPTPTQVAALTCFTPETLAVAEERRAVLRQRRQLLLDGLAGLPNVTVPVEPDGAFYVYLDVSGTGLSATDFCDRVLDEAHVALTPGKDFGITGADRYVRLSYATGDDDLHAGLDRLAGFLAAG, from the coding sequence ATGGAGTTCTCCCGGCGCGCCCACGCCGTCAGCCCGTTCCACGCGATGGAGTACGGACGGCGGGCCGCCGAACTGGAAGCCCGCGGCACCCACGTGGTGAAGCTCAACCTCGGGGAACCGGATTTCGGGGCGCCCCCGGCGTTTCTCGAGGAGATCCGGCGGATCAGCGACGGCCGCCCGATGCCGTACACCGGCGCCCTGGGCACCCCCGAGCTGCGGGCCGCGATCGCCGGGTTCAGCCGCGAGCGGTTCGGGGCGCCGATCGACCCGGCGCGCGTCGTGGTCACCACCGGCGCATCGGCGGCGCTCCTGCTGGCGTGCGCGGCACTGATCGATCCGGGCGACGAGGTCCTGGTCGCCGACCCGTCGTATCCATGTAACCGGCGCTTCGCCGAGAGCTTCGGCGCGCGGGTGCGGCTGCTGCCCACCGGACCGGAATCGCGATTCCAGCTCGACGCCGCCGCCGTCGCGGACGCCTGGAGTGAGCGCACCCGCGGGGTGATGGTCGCCTCGCCGTCGAACCCGACCGGCACCAGCCTTCCCTACCAGGACCTTCTCGACCTGATTCACGCGACGCACGACCGCGGCGGGTGGCGCATCGTCGACGAGATCTACCTCGGTCTGGCCGACGGCGAGCGCCGGAGCGTCGCCGCCGACGATCCAGGCGCCGTGGTGGTCAACAGCTTCTCCAAGTACTTCGGCATGACCGGCTGGCGCCTGGGCTGGATGGTGGTGCCCGACGAGATGATCCCGGTGGCCGAACGGCTCGCGCAGAACCTCTACATCTGTCCGCCGACGCCCACGCAGGTCGCGGCGCTGACCTGCTTCACGCCGGAGACTCTTGCCGTCGCCGAGGAGCGTCGCGCCGTCCTGCGCCAGCGCAGGCAACTCCTTCTCGACGGCCTGGCCGGCCTTCCGAACGTCACCGTCCCCGTCGAGCCCGACGGCGCGTTCTACGTCTATCTCGACGTATCGGGTACGGGCCTGTCGGCCACAGACTTCTGCGACCGCGTCCTCGACGAGGCGCACGTCGCACTGACCCCCGGCAAGGACTTCGGAATCACCGGCGCAGATCGCTACGTCCGCCTGTCGTACGCGACCGGCGACGACGACCTGCACGCCGGACTCGACCGGCTCGCCGGCTTCCTGGCGGCCGGCTGA
- a CDS encoding NUDIX domain-containing protein gives MAEHSAGILLYRGRGDDLRVLLVHPGGPFFAKKDDGAWSIPKGLVEEGEDLLAAARREFAEETGHAVPDGIATDLGQVRLRGGKYVTAFALEGDFDPDTLRSNTFELAWPPRSGRTQVFPEVDRAGWFGVDEAAVKLNPAQVPLIERLREALGAG, from the coding sequence ATGGCCGAACACAGCGCCGGAATCCTGCTCTACCGCGGTCGCGGCGACGATCTGCGGGTCCTTCTGGTCCATCCGGGCGGGCCGTTCTTCGCAAAGAAGGACGACGGTGCGTGGTCGATCCCGAAAGGACTGGTCGAGGAGGGGGAGGATCTCCTGGCCGCGGCCCGCCGCGAGTTCGCCGAAGAGACCGGGCACGCGGTGCCGGACGGTATCGCCACCGACCTGGGGCAGGTGCGCCTGCGCGGCGGGAAGTACGTGACCGCGTTCGCGCTCGAGGGCGACTTCGACCCGGATACGCTGCGCAGCAACACCTTCGAGCTCGCCTGGCCGCCGCGGTCGGGCCGGACCCAGGTCTTCCCCGAGGTCGATAGGGCGGGCTGGTTCGGCGTCGATGAGGCCGCGGTCAAGCTGAACCCCGCCCAGGTGCCGTTGATCGAGCGACTTCGCGAAGCGCTCGGTGCGGGGTAG
- the aroA gene encoding 3-phosphoshikimate 1-carboxyvinyltransferase codes for MTDWAAPTAARPVDATVELPGSKSITNRALILAALADAPSHLTGTLRSRDTDLMLAGLEAMGIGVTAAPGDLTDLTITPHPLHGADVHCGLAGTVMRFLPAAAALAAGPVRFDADEQARSRPLTTVLDALRKLGVAIDGDGLPFTVRGTGAVAGGAVTIDASASSQFVSGLLLSAARFDTGAEIAHLGAPVPSMPHIEMTVDMLATAGVRVRTGTDPSGAVTRWEVSPGPIRAVDWVIEPDLSNAAAFLAAAAITGGTVRVPRWPETTTQPGAEIVSILIDMGCDTAASDDGTLTVTGPPRLHAIDADLRDVGELTPTIAALCAVAAGTSTLWGIEHLRGHETDRLAALTAEINRLGGTCRETDDGLVITGHEPGELRGGQWRTYADHRMATAGAALGLVVDGVTVENVETTSKTMPRFPEMWTEMLDAN; via the coding sequence ATGACTGATTGGGCCGCCCCGACCGCCGCACGACCCGTCGATGCCACCGTCGAACTGCCCGGTTCCAAGTCGATCACCAATCGCGCGCTGATCCTCGCCGCGCTGGCCGACGCCCCGTCGCACCTGACCGGGACGCTCCGCAGCCGCGACACCGATCTGATGCTCGCGGGCCTCGAGGCGATGGGCATCGGCGTGACCGCCGCGCCCGGCGACCTCACCGACCTCACGATCACGCCGCACCCGCTGCACGGCGCCGACGTGCACTGCGGCCTGGCCGGCACCGTCATGCGGTTCCTGCCCGCCGCCGCCGCCCTGGCCGCCGGGCCGGTGCGGTTCGACGCCGACGAACAGGCCCGCTCCCGGCCGCTGACCACGGTGCTCGACGCCCTGCGCAAGCTCGGAGTCGCGATCGACGGCGACGGCCTGCCGTTCACCGTGCGCGGCACCGGCGCCGTGGCCGGGGGGGCGGTGACCATCGATGCGTCGGCGTCGTCGCAGTTCGTGTCCGGTCTGCTGCTGTCGGCGGCGCGTTTCGACACCGGCGCCGAGATCGCGCATCTGGGCGCGCCTGTGCCGTCCATGCCGCACATCGAGATGACCGTCGACATGCTGGCCACCGCCGGTGTGCGCGTGCGGACCGGCACCGATCCGTCCGGCGCGGTGACGCGCTGGGAGGTGAGCCCGGGCCCGATCCGCGCGGTCGACTGGGTGATCGAGCCCGACCTCTCGAACGCCGCCGCGTTCCTGGCCGCCGCCGCGATCACCGGGGGCACCGTTCGCGTCCCGCGCTGGCCCGAGACCACCACCCAGCCCGGCGCCGAGATCGTCTCGATCCTCATCGACATGGGCTGTGACACCGCCGCGTCCGACGACGGCACGCTCACCGTGACCGGCCCGCCGCGGCTGCACGCGATCGACGCCGACCTGCGCGACGTCGGCGAACTCACCCCGACCATCGCGGCCCTCTGCGCGGTGGCGGCGGGCACGTCCACGCTGTGGGGGATCGAGCATCTGCGCGGCCACGAGACCGACCGGCTCGCGGCGCTGACCGCCGAGATCAACCGGCTGGGCGGGACCTGCCGGGAGACCGACGACGGCCTGGTGATCACCGGTCACGAACCCGGCGAGCTGCGCGGCGGGCAGTGGCGGACCTACGCCGATCACCGGATGGCGACCGCCGGCGCGGCGCTCGGCCTGGTGGTCGACGGGGTGACGGTGGAGAACGTGGAGACCACCTCGAAGACCATGCCGCGCTTCCCCGAGATGTGGACCGAGATGCTGGACGCGAACTGA
- the rsgA gene encoding GTPase RsgA, translating to MGRSARSYDESDVRIRPGKGTRPRTKKRPAHDDAETAMVVSVDRGRWGCVLGGDPDRRVVAMRARELGRTPIVVGDRVGLVGDLSGRPDTLARIVRVDDRTTVLRRTADDADPYERIVVANADQLLIVTALADPPPRTGFVERALAAAYAGGLVPILCLTKSDLADPAAFAAHFADLHLPVIVAGRDDPLDTLRDALDGHLTALIGHSGVGKSTLVNRLVPDADRAVGRVSGVGKGRHTSTQSVALPLPFDGAQGADAGAQEADVGAHGAEAERTWVVDTPGIRSFGLAHVTPDEIIDAFADLRDAIENCPRGCTHLGPPADPECALDDLPGDSHRRAMAVRELLVAVRDDTPADAPPENAEPDPGP from the coding sequence GTGGGCCGCTCCGCCCGTTCCTACGACGAGTCCGACGTCCGGATCCGTCCCGGCAAGGGCACCCGTCCGCGCACCAAGAAGCGGCCGGCGCACGACGACGCCGAGACCGCGATGGTGGTCTCCGTCGACCGCGGCCGCTGGGGCTGCGTGCTGGGCGGCGACCCGGACCGCCGGGTGGTCGCGATGCGGGCACGCGAACTCGGCCGCACCCCGATCGTCGTCGGCGACCGGGTGGGCCTGGTCGGCGACCTGTCCGGCCGGCCGGACACCCTGGCCCGGATCGTCCGGGTGGACGACCGCACCACCGTGTTGCGCCGCACCGCCGACGACGCGGACCCGTACGAGCGGATCGTCGTCGCCAACGCCGACCAGCTGCTGATCGTGACCGCGCTGGCCGACCCACCGCCGCGCACCGGCTTCGTGGAGCGGGCACTCGCGGCCGCCTACGCCGGTGGTCTGGTCCCGATCCTGTGTCTCACCAAGTCCGACCTCGCCGACCCGGCCGCGTTCGCCGCGCACTTCGCCGACCTGCACCTCCCGGTCATCGTCGCCGGGCGCGACGACCCTCTCGACACCCTGCGCGACGCGCTCGACGGCCACCTCACCGCGCTTATCGGGCATTCCGGTGTCGGTAAGTCGACGCTGGTCAACCGCCTGGTGCCGGACGCCGACCGCGCCGTCGGCCGGGTCTCCGGCGTCGGGAAGGGACGGCACACGTCCACACAGTCGGTGGCCCTGCCGCTTCCCTTCGACGGAGCTCAGGGGGCGGACGCCGGAGCTCAGGAGGCGGACGTCGGCGCCCACGGAGCGGAAGCCGAGCGGACCTGGGTGGTCGACACCCCGGGTATCCGGTCGTTCGGGCTGGCCCACGTGACCCCGGACGAGATCATCGATGCCTTCGCCGACCTGCGCGATGCGATCGAGAACTGCCCGCGCGGCTGCACGCACCTCGGCCCGCCCGCCGACCCCGAATGCGCCCTCGACGATCTGCCCGGCGACTCCCACCGCCGCGCGATGGCCGTCCGGGAACTGCTGGTCGCCGTCCGCGACGACACCCCCGCCGACGCCCCGCCGGAGAACGCCGAACCCGATCCGGGTCCGTGA
- a CDS encoding type II toxin-antitoxin system VapC family toxin, with amino-acid sequence MSFQVVDSSVITAALIDNGPEGEWSRRLLPEWACAAPSLLPYEVGNIIRRSTIRGVLDAAAGANALDRLTRMPFAFMPFDVIARRAWALRSNITTYDAAYVATAELIGCRFLTLDRKLAKAHGPTCEIITPEH; translated from the coding sequence GTGAGTTTCCAGGTAGTCGACTCCTCCGTCATCACCGCTGCGCTCATCGACAATGGGCCGGAAGGCGAATGGTCGAGACGACTTCTCCCCGAGTGGGCCTGCGCAGCGCCGAGCCTGCTTCCCTACGAGGTCGGCAACATCATCCGCCGGAGCACCATCCGCGGCGTTCTCGACGCGGCCGCCGGCGCCAACGCACTCGACCGTCTGACCCGCATGCCCTTCGCCTTCATGCCGTTCGACGTGATCGCCCGACGTGCCTGGGCGCTGCGCTCGAACATCACCACGTACGACGCCGCGTATGTCGCGACCGCGGAACTGATTGGATGCCGTTTCCTGACCCTGGACCGGAAACTCGCGAAAGCGCATGGCCCGACGTGCGAGATCATCACCCCAGAACACTGA
- a CDS encoding DUF732 domain-containing protein, giving the protein MRSTAYRLLLLPAAAAAVLTLGACGNDSDGVHSDSTHDNAYITALKAAGVDVSDRDARISEGKQVCKDLKDGKQVISYDGSAGADTAQKAALAGAAVGAFCPDMQSKLMPTGLPTG; this is encoded by the coding sequence ATGCGTTCGACCGCCTACCGCCTTCTGCTGCTGCCCGCGGCGGCCGCCGCCGTGCTCACGCTCGGCGCCTGCGGCAACGACAGCGACGGCGTGCACTCGGACTCCACGCACGACAACGCGTACATCACCGCCCTCAAGGCCGCCGGGGTGGACGTCAGCGACCGCGATGCCCGGATCTCCGAGGGCAAGCAGGTCTGCAAGGACCTCAAGGACGGCAAGCAGGTGATCTCGTACGACGGCTCCGCCGGCGCCGACACCGCGCAGAAGGCGGCGCTCGCCGGCGCCGCCGTGGGTGCCTTCTGCCCGGACATGCAGTCCAAGCTGATGCCGACGGGCCTGCCCACCGGCTAG
- a CDS encoding fatty acid desaturase yields the protein MAISDINEYAHLSDTDVEALGAELDALRRRVEAELGERDVRYLRRTILAQRALEAAGRLALFGSRRRSLWLAGTAALALSKIIENMELGHNVMHGQWDWMNDPEIHSTSWEWDMVCASPHWKHSHNYIHHKYTNIVGMDDDVGYKILRVTRDEPWEPKRLLQPFFNVMLAATFEWGIGLHDLNLSGIAKGEQTWAEAKPKVKLFAAKIAKQVAKDYVLFPVLSGPNYRHTLTANATANLIRNLWAYVVIFCGHFPDGAEKFTVDTLESETRGQWYLRQMLGTANFDAGPALAFLSGNLCYQIEHHLYPDLPSNRLAEVAVTVREICDKYDLPYNTDSFTLQYLRTLRTINKLALPDSWLLDTVDDAPETTSERRFDAMPTRAPGLRTALTRMKTSRASRALRARKL from the coding sequence ATGGCGATATCGGACATCAACGAGTACGCGCACCTGAGTGACACGGACGTCGAGGCACTCGGCGCGGAACTCGACGCACTGCGCCGCCGGGTTGAGGCGGAGCTCGGTGAGCGCGATGTCCGTTACCTGCGACGGACCATCCTCGCCCAGCGCGCTCTGGAGGCCGCCGGGCGGCTGGCGCTGTTCGGCAGCCGGCGCCGCTCGCTGTGGCTGGCCGGGACGGCGGCGCTCGCGCTGTCGAAGATCATCGAGAACATGGAACTCGGGCACAACGTGATGCACGGGCAGTGGGACTGGATGAACGACCCCGAGATCCATTCCACGTCGTGGGAGTGGGACATGGTGTGCGCGTCGCCGCACTGGAAGCACTCGCACAACTACATCCACCACAAGTACACCAACATCGTCGGCATGGACGACGACGTGGGCTACAAGATCCTACGGGTCACCCGCGACGAACCGTGGGAGCCCAAGCGGCTGCTCCAGCCCTTCTTCAACGTGATGCTGGCCGCCACCTTCGAGTGGGGGATCGGCCTGCACGACCTGAACCTGTCCGGGATCGCCAAGGGCGAGCAGACGTGGGCGGAGGCCAAACCCAAGGTCAAACTGTTCGCGGCCAAGATCGCCAAGCAGGTGGCCAAGGACTACGTCTTGTTCCCGGTGCTGAGCGGCCCGAACTACCGGCACACGCTCACCGCGAACGCGACGGCCAACCTGATCCGCAATCTGTGGGCCTATGTGGTGATCTTCTGCGGCCACTTCCCCGACGGCGCCGAGAAGTTCACCGTCGACACCCTGGAGAGCGAAACGCGCGGCCAGTGGTACCTGCGTCAGATGCTCGGCACCGCCAACTTCGACGCCGGGCCCGCGCTGGCCTTCCTGAGCGGCAACCTCTGCTACCAGATCGAGCATCACCTCTACCCGGATCTGCCGAGCAACCGGCTCGCCGAGGTCGCGGTGACCGTCCGGGAGATCTGCGACAAGTACGACCTCCCGTACAACACCGACAGCTTCACGCTGCAATACCTGCGCACGCTGCGCACCATCAACAAGCTCGCCCTGCCCGACAGCTGGCTCCTCGACACCGTCGACGACGCCCCCGAGACCACCTCCGAGCGTCGCTTCGACGCGATGCCGACCCGCGCCCCGGGTCTGCGCACCGCGCTGACCCGGATGAAGACGTCCCGGGCGTCGCGCGCGCTCCGCGCCCGTAAGCTGTAG
- a CDS encoding fatty acid desaturase — protein MAIKDIPEYAHLTDEDIAAIAVELDQIRADIEADRGERDARYLRNTIRLQRGLELGGRALIFGSRKRSLWWTGAAALGTAKIIENMELGHNVMHGQWDWMNDPEVHSTSWEWDNAGPSAHWKHQHNFIHHKYTNVLGMDDDVGYGLLRVTRDQRWRPFYLGNLLWNTLLMLGFEYGVAAQHLELGKKRKTEEAKIAFQKDLRDAGTKIGKQIAKDYVVYPALVGGATRSRRGFRKALTANLMANVIRNIWTNAVIFCGHFPDGAEKFTKRDMDVENQGQWYLRQMLGSANFRSGPVLGFLSGNLSYQIEHHIFPDLPSNRLPEISVRVQAICAEYDLPYTTGSFPVQYAKAWRTIAKLSLPNKYLKATSDDAPETASELRFKDSPEQHLVSTVDPRTGRRRGLKSALTRLRDRRRGVVYLETRPAA, from the coding sequence GTGGCCATCAAGGACATCCCCGAGTACGCGCACCTGACCGACGAGGACATCGCGGCGATCGCGGTGGAACTCGACCAGATCCGGGCCGACATCGAGGCCGATCGCGGTGAGCGCGACGCCCGCTACCTGCGCAACACCATCCGGCTGCAGCGCGGCCTGGAACTCGGTGGCCGTGCGCTGATCTTCGGCTCGCGCAAGCGGTCGCTGTGGTGGACCGGTGCGGCGGCGCTGGGCACCGCCAAGATCATCGAGAACATGGAGCTCGGGCACAACGTGATGCACGGGCAGTGGGACTGGATGAACGACCCGGAGGTGCACTCCACGTCGTGGGAGTGGGACAACGCCGGGCCGAGCGCGCACTGGAAGCACCAGCACAACTTCATCCATCACAAGTACACCAACGTTCTCGGCATGGACGACGATGTGGGCTACGGTCTCCTGCGGGTCACGCGCGACCAGCGCTGGCGGCCGTTCTACCTCGGCAATCTGCTGTGGAACACGCTGCTGATGCTCGGTTTCGAGTACGGCGTCGCCGCGCAGCACCTGGAGCTCGGCAAGAAGCGCAAGACCGAGGAAGCCAAGATCGCGTTCCAGAAGGACCTGCGCGACGCCGGTACCAAGATCGGTAAGCAGATCGCCAAGGACTACGTCGTGTACCCGGCGCTGGTCGGCGGTGCGACCCGGTCCCGCCGGGGCTTCCGGAAGGCGCTGACGGCCAACCTGATGGCCAACGTGATCCGCAACATCTGGACCAACGCGGTGATCTTCTGCGGCCACTTCCCGGACGGCGCGGAGAAGTTCACCAAGCGCGACATGGACGTCGAGAACCAGGGGCAGTGGTACCTGCGTCAGATGCTGGGCAGCGCCAACTTCCGGTCCGGCCCGGTGCTCGGCTTCCTGAGCGGCAACCTGAGCTACCAGATCGAGCACCACATCTTCCCGGACCTGCCGAGCAACCGGCTGCCGGAGATCTCGGTGCGCGTGCAGGCCATCTGCGCCGAATACGACCTGCCGTACACCACCGGGTCGTTCCCGGTGCAGTACGCCAAGGCGTGGCGCACCATCGCCAAGCTCTCGCTGCCGAACAAGTACCTCAAGGCCACCAGCGACGACGCCCCCGAGACTGCGTCGGAACTGCGCTTCAAGGACAGCCCGGAGCAGCATCTGGTGTCGACGGTCGATCCGCGCACCGGCCGTCGCCGCGGGCTGAAGTCGGCCCTCACGCGGTTGCGTGACCGCCGGCGGGGCGTCGTCTACCTCGAGACGCGGCCGGCCGCCTGA
- a CDS encoding DUF664 domain-containing protein, giving the protein MYAPARDDELTGLINYADQQLGALRAALYGLTEEQARMTPCRSALSLGGLLKHAEQGMAGAIHRLREGTELIALDEAGFAAYMSGFTLGDDETAAGLVDRFDATRGEFLATVAGIDPDGEALAPPAPWAGIYEPMPIKNRYYLVHQVEEFARHAGHADILREQIDGRSIPALEMSIAGALPNRFFTPFVPEPGTLLA; this is encoded by the coding sequence ATGTACGCACCCGCTCGCGACGACGAACTGACCGGACTGATCAACTACGCCGACCAGCAGCTGGGCGCGCTGCGCGCCGCGCTGTACGGGCTCACCGAGGAACAGGCCCGGATGACGCCCTGCCGCAGCGCGCTGTCGCTCGGCGGGCTCCTGAAGCATGCCGAACAGGGCATGGCGGGTGCGATTCACCGACTCCGGGAGGGCACCGAATTGATCGCGCTCGACGAGGCGGGCTTCGCCGCGTACATGAGCGGGTTCACTCTGGGGGACGATGAGACGGCCGCCGGACTCGTGGACCGCTTCGACGCGACGCGCGGCGAGTTCCTCGCGACGGTGGCCGGGATCGATCCGGATGGTGAGGCGCTCGCGCCGCCGGCGCCGTGGGCCGGGATCTATGAGCCGATGCCGATCAAGAACCGGTACTACCTGGTCCACCAGGTCGAGGAGTTCGCGCGGCACGCCGGGCATGCGGACATCCTGCGCGAACAGATCGACGGCCGGTCGATTCCGGCGCTGGAGATGTCGATCGCGGGCGCCCTGCCGAATCGGTTCTTCACCCCGTTCGTGCCGGAGCCGGGAACCCTGCTCGCGTGA